Genomic window (Acidobacteriota bacterium):
CATCCAGAGCCTGGGCCGGGCCTTCTCCCGGCTCGTCCGGGACTTCGGCAGGAACGGGTCCGACGTCGACCGCCGGGCCGCCGAGATGCTGCTCGAGCGCCTGGACGAGTTCGTCGCGGACGACCGCTTCCCGCCCCTGCCGCTCAAGGCGGCCCTCGACCTCGTCCGGACCGCCGGCGCCTCGCTCCGGGTGGGGGCCTCGCCGCCCCTGCCCGGCCATCTCCACGTCGCCGGGCTCTCGACGGGCGGCCGCTCGGGCCGCCGGGTCACGTTCGTGGCCGGGCTCGACGAGTCCGCTTTCCCGGGCCGCGGCCTCCAGGACCCCGTCCTCCTCGACGAGGAGCGGGCGGCCGTCTCGCCGTCGCTCGCGACGTCGGCCGACGTGCTGCGGTCGCGCCTCTACGGGCTGGCCTCGACCCTGGCCGGCCGGCGCGGCCGGGTCGTACTGAGCTACTCCTCATTCGACCTCGTCGAGGGCCGGGCCTCGTTCCCGTCCTCGATCGTTCTCCAGGCTTTCCGGGTCCTGCGCGGCGACCCCGATCTCGATTATGCCGCCCTCGACGCCGGGCTGCCCGAAGCGTCCGGCTTCCTGCCCGGCGGGGCCGGCCGGGCCTTCGACGAGGCCGACTGGTGGCTCGACCGGCTGACCGCCGATCCCCGGCCCGACGGGCCTCTCACGGTCGCGGCCAACTTCCCCGGCCTCGCGGCCGGCCTGGCCGCGGCTGAAGCCCGGGCCGGCGGGAAGCTGACGGCCTACGACGGGCTCGTCGATATCGGGCCTCTCCGGGACGAGATCGATCCCCTGGCCGGCCGGAAAGCAGTCATGTCGGCGACGCGGCTGGAGCTGCTGGCCAAGTGTCCCTTCGCCTACTTCCTGCGCCACGTCCTCGGGGTCCGGCCGCCGGAGGAGGCGGTCTATGATCGCTCCCGCTGGCTCGATCCGCTCCAGCGGGGCAGCCTCATCCACGGCATCCTCTGCGATTTCATGACCGAGGCGGCGAAGAACGGCGAGGAGGTCGAGGCGGCGCGGCACGCCCCGCTCATGGACCGGATCGCCGCCAGGGAGATCGCCGCGACGCGCCGGCGGATCCCGCCGCCCTCGGGCGAGATCTTCGAGAGCGAGTGCCGGGACATCCGGACGGCGCTCGACATCTTCCTCGCCGCCGAGGAGAAACGCGAGCCCCGGGGCCGGCCGCTGGCCTTCGAGAAGCCGATCGAGGGCGAGGAGATCGCTATCGGCGACGGGAGATCGTTCCTGTTCCGGGGCTTCATCGACCGCGTCGACCGGCTCGGCGAGGACGCCTACCGGATCATCGACTACAAGACGGGGAGCCCCGCGCCCTACGAGGACGTCGTCCATTTCGGCCGCGGCCGGACCCTCCAGCCGGCCCTCTATGCCGTCGCCCTCGAGCAGATCCTGGCCCGGGAGCGGCCCGGGCGGGCGGCCCGGGTCGTCGAGAGCGGCTATCTCTTCCCGTCCCTCCGCGGCGAGGGCCATGAGATCATGGTCCGGAACTTCGACCGGGCCCGGCTCCGGCTCCTGCTCGGCGATCTCCTCGGCCTGCTCGAGAAGGGCTATTTCATCGCCGGCCCGGAGGTCAAGTGCGCCTATTGCGATTTTCTTCCGGTCTGCGTCTCCGGCGGGCCGTCGAGATCGGCCGCGAAGCGCGACGCCGATCCCGAGGTCTTCGCCGCCTACGACAGGCTGGGCGAGTATAAATGATGAGCGCCAGAAGGACTCCGCCGCCCGACCAGGCCGCCCGCGACCGCATCCGCGACGACCTCGGCACGACCTTCCTCGTCGAGGCCGGGGCCGGCTCGGGCAAGACCAGGAGCCTGGTCGACCGGATGATCGCCCTGCTGGCCTCGGGCCGCGCGCCCATCGAAACCCTGGCCGCCGTGACCTTCACCCGAAAGGCCGCGGCCGACCTCCGCGGCCGCTTCCAGGTGGCCCTGGAGCGGGCCCGCCTCGGGGAGAAGGACGCGGTCGTCCGGGGCCGGCTCGAGGCCGCCCTGACCGGTCTTGAACGGACGTTCATCGGGACCATCCACTCCTTCTGCGCCCGGCTCCTGCGCGAACGCCCGATCGAGGCCGGCATCGACCCGGACTTCCGCGAGCTCGAAGAGCACGAGGACACGGTCCTGCTGGAGAAGAGCTGGGACGAGTACCAGGCCCGGGCCCGGCTCGAGAACGAGACGGCCCTGGCCGGGCTCGACGGGGCCGGCCTCCAGCCGTCCGACCTCGAAGCCGCCTTCAAGGCCGTGGCCGCGTTCCCCGACGTCATGCAGGCACGGGGCCGGACCGCGCCGCCCGAGCTCGGGACCGTCCGCCGCGAGCTCGGGCGGCTCATCGACCTGGCCTCGGATCTCGTCCCCCGCGAGAGGCCGGCGAAAGGCCGCGATCCGCTCCAGGCCCTGTTCGTCCGCCTGTTCCGCCGGCGCCGCAACCTTGGCTTCGACGACCCGCGGCTGCTCATGGAGTCGGTCGAGCTGTTCGACAAGGAACTCGGCGTGACCAAGAACCGCTGGCCCGAGAAATCGGACGCCGAGCGGCTCCTGGCCGCGGCCCGCGAGTTCCAGGAGACGGCCGCCGCGCCCGCGCTCCGCGAGTGGCGCGAGTTCCGCCACGACCGGGCCCTGGCCTTCCTCGGCCCGGCCGTCGATTTCTACGCCGAGCGGCGGCGGGCCGAAGGCCGCCTGAACTTCCAGGACCAGCTCATGCTCGCGGCCAGGCTCCTGCGCGACAATCCCGAGGTCCGCGCCTACTTCCGCAAGCGCTTCCATCCGGTCCTCGTCGACGAGTTCCAGGATACCGATCCCATCCAGGCCGAGATCCTGTTCCTTCTCGCGGCGACGTCCGACACGGAGAAGGACTGGACCCGGCTGGTCCCCGCGCCCGGCTCGCTCTTCCTGGTCGGCGACCCCAAGCAGTCGATCTACCGCTTCCGGCGGGCCGACATCGATATCTACAACCTGGTCAAGGAACGGATCACGGCCGCGGGGGGAGAGGTCCTGGCGCTGAGCGCGAACTTCCGCTCCCTGCGCCCGATCGCCGATTGGGTCAACCCGGTCTTCGATCCTGGCCGCGGCGGGATCTTCCCGGCCGAAGCGGACGAGTATCAGGCCGGCTTCATGCCCCTGGAGACGGTGCGCGGCCGCGGCCGGGGAACGCTTTCCGGCGTCTTCAAGGCCACGGTCCCGGCGGTCTCCCGGCACGTCAAGGAGGAGATCACCGGGATCGACGCCGGCCGGGTGGCCGGGTTCGTCGCCTGGGCCCTGGACAGCCACCTCCTCCTCGACGACGGGGAAGGCGGAGCGCGGCCGGCCGAGCCGGGCGACTTCCTCATCCTTTTCCGCTACAAGGACCGGATGAGCAAGTACGCCCGGAAGCTCGAGGAGCTGGGCGTTCCCTTCGAGATCGCCGGCAGCGACGCCTTCGCCCAAAGCCCCGAGATCGCCGAGGTCCTGAACCTCCTCCGGGCCATCGACGATCCCGATGATCCGGTGGCCGCGGTCGCCGTCCTGCGCGGCCTGTTCTTCGGCCTGAGCGACCAGGAGCTGCTGGAGCACCGCGCCGCCGGGGGCGGGTTCTGCTGCCTCGAGATCCCGGAGGACGGGGCCGGCGCGGCCGGCGTGAGGCGGGCCCTCGGCGTCCTCCGCGACTGGCGCGATCTCGCGACGCGGGTGCCGCCGTCCGTGGCCCTGGAGACCATCCTCCAGCAGTCCGGCCTTCTCAACCACCTGGTCGCGGCCGAGACGGGCGGCAGCCGGGCCGGCAACGTCCTGAAGCTCGTCGAGGTACTGCGGAGCCGGGAGAACGAGGACATGACCACGTTCGCCTCCGCCGTCGCCTTCATGGAGGAATGGGTCGGCGCCCGGCCCGTCGAGGAGATGAGCCTGGCGCCGGGCCGCCGCGACGCCGTCCGGCTGATGAACCTGCACAAGGCCAAGGGCCTCGAAGCCCCGGTCGTCTGGCTGGCCAACCCGGCCGGGTGCGCCGATTTCGAGCCCGACCGGCACGTCCGCCGGACGGGCCGGTCGCCGATCGGCCACTTCCGCTTCACCAAGCCGGCGGGCGAATTCCGGACGAAGACGGTCTCCCAACCCGCCGGCTGGGACGAGAGCGCGGCCGAGGAGAAGAAGTACGGGGCGGCCGAGGAGGACCGGCTGATGTACGTAGCGGCGACGCGGGCCCGGGACCTCCTCGTCGTCAGCGCCTACGAGGGCGACCTGGGGGCGCGAAGCGCCTGGGGGCCGCTGGGCAAGGGCTTGTCCGGGATCGAGGAGCTCCCGGAATATCCGCCGGTTCCGGGCCGAGGTCCGTCGCGCCCGGCGACGCCTTCCGGAAAGCGGAGCGGCGTGAAGGCCGGCGAGGTGATCAAGGGCCGGGAGGAGCTGAGGCGGAAGATGGCCGGCGCCTCCCTCGCCTCTTCGCTCCACGAGACCGTGACCGCGCTGGCCCGGCGCGAGGCCGAGCCGCCGGCCTGGGCCAAGGGCGGGCTCGGCCTTTGGGGCTCGGAGGTCCATATCATGTTGAAGACCCTGGCCTCGTCCTGGCCGGGACCGGCCGCGGGCGGCGTTGCGGACGGCGCGCTTGTCCGTCTGGCCCGGAACGTCCTGGTCGCGGCCGGCCGGGGACCCGCGGACGCCGGGGAGCTGGCCGCCCATGTCGGCGGCATCCTCCGCTCGCCGTTCTGGACGAGGGCCATGCGGGCCGGCCGCCGTCTCTACGAGGTTCCCTTCTCGGTCGTCGTCGGACCGGGCGAGCCCGGGTACGAGGATCTGGCCGCGGCCGTCGGACCCGTCCCCGCCGCCGGAGGCCGGCCGGTCGTGCCCGTTCCCGGAGCGCCCATTTCGCTTGCCGGCGCGGTCGACCTGCTCTTTGAGGAGCCGGACGGCTGGGTCATCGCCGATTACAAGACCGACCGCCTGCCCGCGGCCGTCGAGGGGGCCGGGGCGGACGACCGGGAGAAGGCGCTGGCCGCGCTGGCCGGCCACTACCGTCCCCAGGTGCGGCTCTACACGCGGTTCTGGGGCCGGATCACGGGCGAAAAGGTCAAGGAATCTGGCCTATATTTCACCGCCCTCGACCGCTGGATCAGGATCGAGTGCGACTGAGGTCCGCCCGCCGGGACGCCGCCGGCTAGCGGATGGCGGGCATCGGGGCTTCGGCGTTGAGCAGGACGACCTCGGCGAAGGCCGAGAACGAAAAGGGGAAACTGGCCAGCCGCTCCTGCCCCTTCTTCATGACGAAGGCGGCGTCCGTCTTGAAATCCACGCGGTATTCGGAGAAGTAGCCCCGGTCGACATGGACCTGGAGCGACCCCGCGCCGACGCCCTCGCCCTCGAACACCCCCTGGGTCCCGCTGAGGTCCCTGGACCCGGAGACCGTGACCTTGTAGACCGACGAGACGAGGGCCAGCCGTCCGTCGTCGGCCGGCAGGATGTCGTCGAGCGTCGAGGTGATGGCCAGGTCGACCTGGAGGTCGAGGCCCTGGAAGGGGATGGTCAGGCGCCGGCTCTCGAGCCAGCTCTCGCCGCGGCTGACCGGCTGGGCCGGGAAGGCCGGGAAATAGTCGCGCAGGATCTGAGGGATGGAGATGTTGAAGGGATTGCCGCCGCCGAGGGCCTCGGGGTTGCGGATGGATTCCACCTTGCCGGTCCGGTTGAAGACGACGTCGAGGGGCTCTCCCTGGGTCGCGCCGATCTTCTGGGAGACGACCTTCTCCGGCAGGCGGATATTGACGTCGATGCCCGGGCTGGTCATGTCGGCCCGGACGGTGTCGCGCGGCGAGGGCTTGGCCAGGAGCCGGATCTCGCCCCGGGAGTCGGCGTTGAGGGCCAGGTCCGTGCCCATGAAATTCTTGCCGTCGACGTTGATGACGCTCGAAATGGTGTAGGTCAGGCGGACGCCCTCGGCCGGACCGAAACGCAGGGCGATCTTTTCCGGCGGGGCCAGCTCCTGGGCCGGTAAAAGGGCCGGGGCCGCGGCCAGGGCGACGGCCGCCAGGACCGCCGCGAGGGGTTTTCTCGGGATCATGGTCAACGTCCTCCTTGGCCCCTTTCCCTCCCGGGCTAGAACCCGGGGTCGCTGATCCTCTTCTCCTGCCAGGCGCCGTACTTGGCCAGGAGCGGCCGGATCTCCGCCGCCTTGCCGACGACGACCAGCACAAAATCATTCCGCGGCAGCAGCCTGGCGGCGGCCGCCTTCAGGGCCGCCGGGTCGAGCCTGCCGATCTCGTCGAGGTACTTGTCGTACTCGTCGAAGCCGCGCTTGTAGAAGGCCAGCCGCACGTAAGCGGCGGCCTTCCGGGCGTTGGTCTCCAGGGTCGGCGGGAACTGGCCGAGGATGTAGTTGCGGGCGCTCTCGGTCTCCTCCGCGCCGAACCCGCCGCCGGCCTTCTTGAGCAGGTCGAAGACGATGTCCAGCATCTCGCCGATCTTGTCGTTCTTGGTGTAGGAGCTGATCGTCGTGAGGCCGCCCGCGGCCCAGCTGCTGGCCCCGCTCCGCGCGCCGTACGTCAGGCCCCTCTTGATCCGCAGCTCGGTGTTGAGCCAGGAGGTGAACCGGCCGCCGAAGAGCGTGTTCATGGCCGAGGCCGCGGCCGTGATCTTGTCCCCCATGGCATAGCCGGGCGCGCCGAGCATGAAGTAGGCCTGGGTGGCATCGGGCTTGTCGATGAGGACGAGCTTCTTGCCGGACGGCCGGGGCAGGGCGGGGATGGCCGCGGCGGGCGCGGGCCCGGCCGGCCTGGCCATGCGGCCGAGGGTCTTTTCGAGCAGCGGCTTGAGCGCCTCAGCGTCGATGTCGCCGACGACTGCGGCGACGGCCCGGTCGGGCCGGTAATGCGCCTTATAGAAATCCCTGACCGTCTGCACGGTCATCTTCCCGAGGGCCGCCTCCGTGCCCGAGGCCAGGCGGCCCATCGGGTGGTCGCCGAAATAGGCCTTCTGGAAATAATAGCCGACGGCCGTTCCGGGATCGTCCTTGGCCGCCTTGAGGCCGTCGACGCGCAGGTCCCGCTCCTTCTTGAACTCCGCCTCGGCGAAAGCCGGGTCGGTGATGGCGGCCGCGGCGATCTCCAGGAGGCGGGGGAAGTGCTGGGCCAGGCTGTCGCCGTAAACCTGGGCGTATTCCTCGGCGGCGCCGATGCCGAAATTGGCGCCCATGAAGTCGAGCGCCTCGGCGACGGCATCCGCGTTCATCTTCGAGGTGCCCTTGGTCAGCAGCGCGGCCGTCAGTCCGGCGGCGCCTTCGGCCGAGGCCGGTTCGGCCGCCGAGCCGGCGCCGCCGATGAACATCCGGAAGCTCACGAGCGGCACGCCGGCATTCCGCAGGAAATAGACGGTCAGGCCGTTCCCGAGGACGAT
Coding sequences:
- a CDS encoding pitrilysin family protein, with translation MRRFSRAALVLVLAVALTAAAVRPLPAAPQLPAPARIVLGNGLTVYFLRNAGVPLVSFRMFIGGAGSAAEPASAEGAAGLTAALLTKGTSKMNADAVAEALDFMGANFGIGAAEEYAQVYGDSLAQHFPRLLEIAAAAITDPAFAEAEFKKERDLRVDGLKAAKDDPGTAVGYYFQKAYFGDHPMGRLASGTEAALGKMTVQTVRDFYKAHYRPDRAVAAVVGDIDAEALKPLLEKTLGRMARPAGPAPAAAIPALPRPSGKKLVLIDKPDATQAYFMLGAPGYAMGDKITAAASAMNTLFGGRFTSWLNTELRIKRGLTYGARSGASSWAAGGLTTISSYTKNDKIGEMLDIVFDLLKKAGGGFGAEETESARNYILGQFPPTLETNARKAAAYVRLAFYKRGFDEYDKYLDEIGRLDPAALKAAAARLLPRNDFVLVVVGKAAEIRPLLAKYGAWQEKRISDPGF
- a CDS encoding UvrD-helicase domain-containing protein, producing MSARRTPPPDQAARDRIRDDLGTTFLVEAGAGSGKTRSLVDRMIALLASGRAPIETLAAVTFTRKAAADLRGRFQVALERARLGEKDAVVRGRLEAALTGLERTFIGTIHSFCARLLRERPIEAGIDPDFRELEEHEDTVLLEKSWDEYQARARLENETALAGLDGAGLQPSDLEAAFKAVAAFPDVMQARGRTAPPELGTVRRELGRLIDLASDLVPRERPAKGRDPLQALFVRLFRRRRNLGFDDPRLLMESVELFDKELGVTKNRWPEKSDAERLLAAAREFQETAAAPALREWREFRHDRALAFLGPAVDFYAERRRAEGRLNFQDQLMLAARLLRDNPEVRAYFRKRFHPVLVDEFQDTDPIQAEILFLLAATSDTEKDWTRLVPAPGSLFLVGDPKQSIYRFRRADIDIYNLVKERITAAGGEVLALSANFRSLRPIADWVNPVFDPGRGGIFPAEADEYQAGFMPLETVRGRGRGTLSGVFKATVPAVSRHVKEEITGIDAGRVAGFVAWALDSHLLLDDGEGGARPAEPGDFLILFRYKDRMSKYARKLEELGVPFEIAGSDAFAQSPEIAEVLNLLRAIDDPDDPVAAVAVLRGLFFGLSDQELLEHRAAGGGFCCLEIPEDGAGAAGVRRALGVLRDWRDLATRVPPSVALETILQQSGLLNHLVAAETGGSRAGNVLKLVEVLRSRENEDMTTFASAVAFMEEWVGARPVEEMSLAPGRRDAVRLMNLHKAKGLEAPVVWLANPAGCADFEPDRHVRRTGRSPIGHFRFTKPAGEFRTKTVSQPAGWDESAAEEKKYGAAEEDRLMYVAATRARDLLVVSAYEGDLGARSAWGPLGKGLSGIEELPEYPPVPGRGPSRPATPSGKRSGVKAGEVIKGREELRRKMAGASLASSLHETVTALARREAEPPAWAKGGLGLWGSEVHIMLKTLASSWPGPAAGGVADGALVRLARNVLVAAGRGPADAGELAAHVGGILRSPFWTRAMRAGRRLYEVPFSVVVGPGEPGYEDLAAAVGPVPAAGGRPVVPVPGAPISLAGAVDLLFEEPDGWVIADYKTDRLPAAVEGAGADDREKALAALAGHYRPQVRLYTRFWGRITGEKVKESGLYFTALDRWIRIECD
- a CDS encoding PD-(D/E)XK nuclease family protein gives rise to the protein MSALVRRLAGFCREHTLDEKVLVVPSFVSGRETGESLAREAGAWVNLRFVTTPGLAAEALQWGGEEAAARPMTATAELALTDRLFRELLAEGRLEYFRRAGASPGLSQALHRAVRELRLDGRTSADLRPDRFLVKAKGRELALLLGRYERALEEAGLLDLAGLFAAAARASSRGPADRPWLLCPADLPLSRLEADLVRSAAADRLVLVPGEPVFGLEEPRSPWPSRPAADPAAAGRLSWLFDPRRAVPAGIAGETEIDIFRALGPANECREILRRLYDGRVPFDQAEVLAPPGSAHATVFYLLAARTNLPVTFGDGIPVSFTSPGRLFFGLAAWLADDFSSDILCRLLENGDLVLPAGPSGSPLAARAACRHLRTAMIGWGRDRYADRLAALREGKKADLEALKDRPDDGEDDEAANGEGRRAGLLAAIAEIGSLASAVDLILALIPEPDAAGECGIQSLGRAFSRLVRDFGRNGSDVDRRAAEMLLERLDEFVADDRFPPLPLKAALDLVRTAGASLRVGASPPLPGHLHVAGLSTGGRSGRRVTFVAGLDESAFPGRGLQDPVLLDEERAAVSPSLATSADVLRSRLYGLASTLAGRRGRVVLSYSSFDLVEGRASFPSSIVLQAFRVLRGDPDLDYAALDAGLPEASGFLPGGAGRAFDEADWWLDRLTADPRPDGPLTVAANFPGLAAGLAAAEARAGGKLTAYDGLVDIGPLRDEIDPLAGRKAVMSATRLELLAKCPFAYFLRHVLGVRPPEEAVYDRSRWLDPLQRGSLIHGILCDFMTEAAKNGEEVEAARHAPLMDRIAAREIAATRRRIPPPSGEIFESECRDIRTALDIFLAAEEKREPRGRPLAFEKPIEGEEIAIGDGRSFLFRGFIDRVDRLGEDAYRIIDYKTGSPAPYEDVVHFGRGRTLQPALYAVALEQILARERPGRAARVVESGYLFPSLRGEGHEIMVRNFDRARLRLLLGDLLGLLEKGYFIAGPEVKCAYCDFLPVCVSGGPSRSAAKRDADPEVFAAYDRLGEYK